In Zingiber officinale cultivar Zhangliang chromosome 8B, Zo_v1.1, whole genome shotgun sequence, a single genomic region encodes these proteins:
- the LOC122017218 gene encoding probable inactive receptor kinase At1g48480, whose translation MASPPFFCAFLLFLLVGRLPGGAPDLAADGVALLSFRAAVGRSVLQWNASLSPCSWRGVECDSGRVTALRLPGASLVGSIPSGTVGNLSNLRNLSLRYNHLSGDLPSDIFDLPELRNVYLQQNQFSSRISTVLGSVRNLVRLNLAGNQFSGEIPPALNNLTRLRMLYLESNQLTGSLPSLVPPNLTLFNVSFNRLSGSIPPPLRGFQVSSFLSTGLCDGPLPPCSAEIAPSPPPNAGSSGGGGGNLSGGAIAGIVVGSAVFLAFLLVLFIVCRRIRKRATNSPVKQREAVSAVPAQERGIGGGESSSTSTATPTPPAALPVLKKLVFFDAAAGATTFELEDLLRASAEVLGKGTFGTSYKAVLEMGITVAVKRLSYVTMTANDFRQKAELIAAMNHPNLVPLRAYYYSKDEKLLLYDYMPMGSLSFLLHGDRGSRRTPLRWGTRAAIALDAARCIEYLHSTGPSSFSHGSITSSNILLSDSYEARVSDHGLSLLAAPPAAMARVIGYRAPEITDPSRVPRKADVYSFGVLLMELLTGKAPAQANLNGDGVDLPMWVRSVVQEKRTAEVFDPDLLSQQNVEQEMVQLLQLAVDCAAQHPEERPSMVQVVARIEQIRSPSVIALEEVEVSDKLSSSRDHSTTES comes from the exons ATGGCGTCACCGCCCTTCTTCTGCGCCTTCCTCTTGTTTCTTCTCGTAGGCCGTTTGCCCGGCGGAGCACCGGATCTGGCGGCGGATGGCGTCGCCCTGCTTTCCTTCCGCGCCGCCGTCGGCCGCTCCGTGCTGCAGTGGAACGCGTCCCTGTCGCCCTGCTCGTGGCGAGGCGTGGAGTGCGACTCCGGCAGAGTCACCGCGCTCCGCCTCCCCGGAGCCAGCCTCGTCGGCTCCATCCCGTCCGGAACCGTTGGAAACCTCTCAAACCTCCGCAACCTGAGCCTCCGCTACAACCATCTGTCCGGCGACTTGCCATCCGATATTTTCGATCTTCCGGAGCTCCGCAACGTTTACCTCCAGCAGAATCAGTTCTCCAGCAGAATCTCAACGGTTCTAGGTTCTGTCAGGAACCTCGTCCGGCTTAATCTCGCTGGGAACCAGTTCTCTGGAGAAATCCCTCCGGCGCTCAACAACCTCACACGGCTTCGAATGCTTTATCTGGAGAGCAATCAGCTCACCGGGAGTCTCCCCTCTTTGGTTCCGCCTAATCTGACACTGTTCAATGTGTCGTTTAATCGGCTTAGTGGTTCGATTCCTCCTCCTCTTCGCGGGTTTCAGGTGAGCTCATTCCTCTCCACGGGCCTGTGCGACGGGCCGCTTCCTCCGTGTTCAGCAGAGATTGCTCCATCGCCGCCGCCGAATGCGGGTTCTTCCGGCGGTGGCGGCGGCAATCTCTCGGGAGGTGCCATCGCCGGCATCGTCGTCGGTTCCGCGGTTTTTCTCGCCTTCCTCCTCGTCTTGTTCATAGTATGCCGTAGGATCCGCAAGAGAGCGACGAATTCGCCTGTCAAGCAGCGAGAAGCTGTTTCGGCGGTGCCGGCGCAGGAAAGGGGAATCGGCGGAGGAGAAAGCAGCAGCACGTCTACCGCTACACCAACACCACCTGCGGCGCTCCCCGTGTTGAAGAAGCTGGTCTTCTTCGACGCCGCCGCCGGTGCGACAACGTTCGAgctggaggacttgctgagggcATCGGCGGAGGTGCTAGGGAAAGGTACGTTCGGGACGTCGTACAAGGCGGTGTTGGAAATGGGGATCACAGTGGCCGTAAAAAGACTCAGCTATGTAACCATGACGGCAAACGATTTCCGGCAGAAGGCGGAGCTCATCGCGGCGATGAACCACCCCAATTTGGTCCCTTTACGAGCGTACTACTACAGCAAGGACGAGAAGCTCCTTTTGTACGATTACATGCCCATGGGAagcctctcttttctccttcacG GCGACAGGGGATCTCGAAGAACCCCTCTCCGCTGGGGCACAAGAGCTGCCATCGCCCTTGATGCCGCGCGCTGCATCGAATACCTTCACTCAACTGGACCTTCTTCCTTCTCGCATGGCAGCATCACATCCTCCAACATCCTGCTCTCCGACTCGTATGAAGCTCGCGTCTCCGACCATGGCCTCTCTCTTCTCGCCGCTCCGCCCGCTGCTATGGCACGCGTAATTGGCTACCGCGCGCCGGAGATCACTGATCCTTCCAGGGTTCCCCGGAAGGCTGACGTTTACAGCTTCGGGGTGCTACTGATGGAGTTGCTCACCGGGAAGGCCCCTGCTCAGGCAAACCTCAACGGCGACGGCGTTGATCTGCCAATGTGGGTTCGATCGGTAGTGCAAGAGAAGCGGACGGCCGAGGTGTTTGATCCCGATCTGCTCAGTCAGCAGAATGTCGAGCAGGAGATGGTCCAGCTGCTGCAGCTTGCTGTGGACTGTGCTGCTCAGCATCCGGAAGAACGGCCTTCGATGGTCCAGGTCGTCGCTCGCATTGAGCAAATTCGATCGCCAAGCGTCATAGCTCTTGAAGAGGTTGAAGTTAGCGATAAGCTTTCATCAAGCAGGGATCATTCCACCACTGAATCCTAA
- the LOC122016697 gene encoding beta-glucosidase 26-like, whose amino-acid sequence MDFQRSPFCFSSFIVFFLLLSFEPSQAGHGLSRESFPEGFVFGTAASAYQVEGMALKGGRGPSIWDAFVRIPNTIAGNATADVTVDEYHHYKEDVDIMKDFNFDAYRFSISWSRIFPNGTGKVNWEGVDYYNRLIDYLIQQGITPYANLYHYDLPLALNEEYLGWLSPKIVDAFADYADFCFERFGDRVKNWFTFNEPRCIAALGYDDGLHAPGRCTGCKAGGNSTIEPYIAAHNLILSHATAVKRYREKYQKEQKGMIGILLDFVWYEPYTYSVQDKAAAQRARDFHIGWFLHPLTYGYYPESMQVIVKERLPKFNEEQVEMVKGSYDYVGVNQYTSFYMKDAGVVDPKPVSYQADWHVEYKYDRDGVPIGPLANSYWLYIVPWGIYKAVTYVKETYHNPVIILAENGMDQPGNATLPEVLQDTTRVNYFKSYITNLKRAMDDGATVIGYFAWSLLDNFEWALGYTSRFGIVYVDFKNKKRFPKNSAYWFKKILQRKSD is encoded by the exons ATGGATTTCCAGAGATCCCCATTTTGCTTCTCTTCCTTCATCGTCTTCTTCCTTTTACTCTCTTTCGAGCCAAGTCAGGCCGGTCACGGTCTCAGCCGCGAGTCCTTCCCGGAGGGATTCGTGTTTGGGACAGCAGCATCTGCTTACCAAGTGGAAGGGATGGCGCTTAAAGGAGGCAGAGGACCCAGTATTTGGGACGCATTCGTTAGAATCCCAA ATACAATCGCTGGCAACGCTACTGCTGATGTTACAGTTGACGAGTATCATCATTACAAG GAAGATGTTGATATCATGAAAGATTTCAATTTCGATGCGTATCGATTCTCAATTTCTTGGAGTAGAATATTTCCAA ATGGAACGGGTAAAGTCAATTGGGAAGGTGTAGATTATTATAATAGGTTAATTGATTACTTGATACAACAAG GCATTACTCCATATGCAAATCTTTATCACTACGATCTTCCTTTGGCTCTTAATGAGGAGTACTTGGGTTGGTTAAGCCCGAAGATTGT GGATGCATTTGCGGACTATGCCGATTTTTGTTTTGAGAGATTTGGTGATAGAGTCAAGAATTGGTTCACCTTTAATGAGCCTAGGTGTATAGCGGCTCTTGGGTATGATGATGGTCTTCATGCCCCAGGGAGATGTACTGGTTGTAAAGCTGGGGGAAACTCGACCATTGAGCCTTATATTGCGGCACATAATCTTATCCTATCTCATGCAACTGCAGTGAAAAGATATCGTGAAAAATATCAA AAAGAACAAAAAGGCATGATTGGAATCCTTTTGGATTTTGTATGGTATGAACCTTATACTTACTCAGTGCAAGATAAAGCCGCAGCTCAAAGAGCTAGGGATTTCCACATTGGATG GTTCCTTCACCCTCTAACTTATGGATACTATCCAGAATCAATGCAAGTCATTGTCAAAGAAAGACTTCCTAAATTTAATGAAGAACAAGTGGAAATGGTGAAAGGTTCATACGATTATGTGGGGGTCAATCAATATACATCTTTCTATATGAAGGATGCCGGAGTAGTTGATCCGAAGCCTGTTAGCTATCAAGCTGACTGGCATGTCGAATACAAAT ACGATCGAGATGGTGTGCCAATTGGTCCCCTG GCTAATTCGTATTGGCTCTACATAGTTCCATGGGGAATCTACAAAGCCGTGACCTATGTGAAGGAAACTTACCACAATCCCGTCATCATTCTAGCCGAGAATG GAATGGATCAGCCAGGAAATGCCACTCTTCCAGAAGTTTTGCAAGATACAACGAGAGTTAACTACTTCAAGAGTTACATAACTAACTTAAAGAGGGCTATGGATGACGGCGCTACGGTGATAGGATATTTTGCATGGTCTCTTCTCGACAATTTTGAATGGGCGTTGGGCTACACATCGAGATTTGGTATAGTATATGTAGATTTCAAGAACAAGAAACGGTTCCCCAAGAATTCAGCTTATTGGttcaaaaaaattctacaaagGAAGTCAGATTAA
- the LOC122015069 gene encoding uncharacterized protein LOC122015069 isoform X1, with protein sequence MACTKFLLLLFMWLLDQQLGSCSTDPQDVYALRSLSGDWKNGPSSWRHSDDPCGNWDGVNCSNSIRVTKLKLFNMGIKGTLSNATGDLTELQLIQLLMVQHLILRTPQADPIPHCFLASLRQCLGSILLVVFKDCIIFMETSTCQLCLVRLHLERPQWVLYHQVVFSNQEEAFLVDGSHQTIFWLHYLRCLMALVSQIEGVLMLLEIMLLVVVILMESLGQ encoded by the exons ATGGCTTGTACAAAATTCTTGCTTCTGCTGTTCATGTGGCTGCTTGATCAGCAACTTGGCTCCTGTAGCACGGATCCACAGGATG TCTATGCTCTCAGATCTCTTTCTGGTGATTGGAAAAATGGACCTTCGAGTTGGAGGCACTCAGATGATCCATGTGGTAATTGGGATGGAGTTAATTGTAGCAACTCAATAAGGGTCACAAAGCT GAAGCTATTCAACATGGGCATTAAGGGTACACTAAGTAATGCTACAGGAGATCTTACTGAATTGCAGCTCAT TCAACTCTTAATGGTTCAACATCTAATCTTGCGGACTCCTCAGGCCGACCCTATACCACATTGTTTTCTGGCCAGTCTGCGGCAGTGCCTGGGTTCCATCCTTCTG GTGGTCTTCAAGGATTGCATAATATTCATGGAAACTTCAACCTGCCAACTGTGCCTGGTTCGCTTGCATCTAGAGAGGCCGCAATGGGTGTTGTACCATCAGGTGGTGTTCAGCAACCAGGAGGAAGCATTCCTAGTGGACGGTTCTCATCAAACAATCTTTTGGTTGCATTATCTCAG ATGCCTCATGGCTCTGGTGTCACAAATAGAGGGGGTATTAATGTTGTTGGAAATCATGCTTTTAGTAGTAGTAATATTAATGGAGTCACTGGGTCAATAA
- the LOC122015069 gene encoding receptor-like protein 7 isoform X2: MMKYVLIRHLNKNHLSGPIPLSLFSSSMNVKHILIDSNNLSGVIPESIGLLQKLEVLRLDRNNLIGPVPQSISNLTRLKVFQLLMVQHLILRTPQADPIPHCFLASLRQCLGSILLVVFKDCIIFMETSTCQLCLVRLHLERPQWVLYHQVVFSNQEEAFLVDGSHQTIFWLHYLRCLMALVSQIEGVLMLLEIMLLVVVILMESLGQ, translated from the exons ATGATGAAATATGTTCTTATCAGACACTTGAACAAGAATCATCTCTCAGGTCCAATTCCACTGAGCCTTTTCAGCTCTAGCATGAATGTTAAACATAT ACTGATTGACAGCAATAACCTTTCTGGGGTTATTCCAGAATCAATTGGACTTCTTCAGAAACTTGAAGTTTT ACGGCTAGACCGCAATAATTTGATTGGACCAGTTCCTCAAAGTATCAGCAATCTGACAAGACTCAAAGTGTT TCAACTCTTAATGGTTCAACATCTAATCTTGCGGACTCCTCAGGCCGACCCTATACCACATTGTTTTCTGGCCAGTCTGCGGCAGTGCCTGGGTTCCATCCTTCTG GTGGTCTTCAAGGATTGCATAATATTCATGGAAACTTCAACCTGCCAACTGTGCCTGGTTCGCTTGCATCTAGAGAGGCCGCAATGGGTGTTGTACCATCAGGTGGTGTTCAGCAACCAGGAGGAAGCATTCCTAGTGGACGGTTCTCATCAAACAATCTTTTGGTTGCATTATCTCAG ATGCCTCATGGCTCTGGTGTCACAAATAGAGGGGGTATTAATGTTGTTGGAAATCATGCTTTTAGTAGTAGTAATATTAATGGAGTCACTGGGTCAATAA